CCAGCGGCCGTACAAAATCCTTGTCTCGCTCATGGACAAGAGTGCTGTCGGTcagccgctgctgcgtgcaattatcctcgacgcgttccATGCACTTGTCCATGATACCCATCTCAACCCGAGTTCGGAGCTCTTTCCTACGGCCCAGATGCTCTTTGAGGCTGTGGACACCTTTGTGCTGTACCAGCAGCTGTTcttggcgctgcgtgacgagctgcagcaaGAGACAAGCGATGTTGCAAAGCGGTGTGGCTCGGCCATCCAACTCTTTCACGAGATCCTCGTGGTGTTTGACCACCACGACGAGGATGCggtcgcggtgcacctCCCGATTCTTTACCTCGCCCTAGTGGATATGGTGCAAAGAGGTATTGAGAGTAAACGCATCGGCGCACCTCTCGTGCTCAACGtgctggcgctgctcgaaACGCTCCAGGAAGCACTACCGCCACGCGTCTACGTCCAGGACACACAGTCGGTTCAGAAACCGCTGGGGTATGCCGCGACGTACGTGTacgtcgacggcggcgcgctggatcATGCCGCGACGTTACAGGACCAAGGTCAAGTGACGCACCtggtcgagacgctgctgcgcatcggccTCACGCTCGGCCCCGCGTCATCTTGGAGcaaggaggagcgccgtATGATCTCTACGCGGTGCTTCTCGCTGCTGGTTGCCACACTGGAGCGCCTGgatgctgcgcgcggcgtgctgaaCGCGTCGTCGGATGAGGCGCCGCCTACGACCCTCGGTGCCTTTGACGCACAGGCATGGGACGTGAAAACGTTTGCGCACCTGTCGAAGCCGACATCTTTTGCCGAGtacgcgctcctgctcaaGGTCGCCATGGGGATGTCGCTGAGCGACGCTGTGCCGGGCTCGTTCCGCTTCGACCTGTTTGAATCGTACGAGTCTACCCTGCTGCCCTTGCTTGCATATCTGCAGCCGAGCGAGTTTGCGcaccacgccgaggccgccgatTTGTTCTGGGCGGTGAAGAGCATGTCGCAGAACGACTATGCGACAAGCATTCTGTGCTCGCGTATTTTGGAGCGCACAACGCGTGGCGAagcgctgcatgcgctcggcacgctgtgGCGCCTCGGTGAGGGATCCAGCCACGCGCAGGAGCTCACTGCGCCGATGCTCATTGTGCTTGATCAGCTACGCTCGCACAGCATTCAAGAACGGAGCGACTGTGCGATGTGGCTGCGCACCTATCTCGGCTCCTATGACACGCTCTTTTCCAtggtgctcgaccgcctgctcagcatccacgccgagcgcacgccgcagacAGTCACCGTGgcggagcaggcgctgcaggcctATGTTTACGCGGAACCATTCGATCAGGACGAACAGAACTACTACCTTGCCACGCTTACGTCCTTACTGGACGTCGGCGGTGCCCATCTCGTGGCATCGGCGCGCGATATGCCGCGTGGCGATGCGATGGCGATTGATGCTTTGACTGCacacctcgtcgtcctcctgCGCTCCGCACCGCCTGCCAAGGATTGGCTCGCGGAAGGCAATGAGGTGACGCATGCCCTCGCGCtgtcgctgctgcagcagatCCTCGCTGCAGACACGTTAGATCGCGCCTGGTGTACCGATGTGCAGcaccacctcgtcgagatATTGCTCATTGCTTTGTACCGGCGCAACGGCGCAACGCAGATCGCTGTgctccgcacgctcctcgaggtcgtgcagAAGCGGTCCGATACGCTTGACGACGACACGAGTGTGCTCTTTACCGAGCTCATCAAGCGCGGTCTGCAGTCGACGCCTAATGATGCGGCGTTTTTTGCGTGGACCGAGTTTGTGCACCGTATTTtgccgcttgcgcgcgaTTCCGTGAATGAGCTCCTGCTCCCGCTGTGCGCAGCTGTGTgcgagctgcttgccgaAGCACTCGACATGCTTGCAGCACagtgcggcgacgccgagtgGCGCCAGGCTTTTGTGCCTGCACGCACAGTCCAtccgcagcgcacgcctgctaccgagctcgagatcgCGCAGTTAATCAGTGTTGTTgagcatgcgctgctccaGGCCATGTCGAGCGGGCAGCTGATCGAGGCCGAACGCCTTGCCGATCTCGAGCTCACCGCATCGACTGGCTTCCTCGGCAACATCTCGAGCGTCTTTACGAGCGACACGGCATCCGGTACGCCGGCTGTCAATCCTTCGCCGGTGCTGCGGACTGCGTCTCAAGTCGTGCACACGCTCGAATACGCGTGGGTCATCTCCAAAggcctcgatgcgcacTTCCTGCCGAACGTGTAcaagcgcagcacggccagcTTGGAGCGCCTGTACCGCATGCAAACCACGTCGGCCGTGGAGGCGGTCATTGAGAACTGGTGGATCCGTGCATTCCAAGACTCGGACGATGCACGCACGCGAATCGTCAATCGCGAAACGGTGGCACTGCTTGAATGCCTCACGTCCAGTCCGCAGGTGCTTGTCTCATCGCTCAGTGACGCGATCCTCTCACGCACGGCACAGACCAATGAGCGCAAAAAGAGCACCGCGCGGACGttggtcggcgagctggtccTCTTCCGCTTCCTCGAGCAGTACCTCAACGGCCTCGACACGACGGCCATTGTCCAGGTCTGGCCGCTGATTTCGCTTCTTGCAAAGAACATCTCGAGCAATCATGCGGCAAACAAGGCGCTGATCTACCACACGCTGCGCATTGTTACAACGGTTGGCACGCCCCTCGCGCTCTCTCGCGCCTACGAGGACCGCAGGACGCGCCGTGACGTGCAAGACACATTTGTGCGTCTGTGCGAACAAGTGATTTCGCTCTAtgcacgcgcgctcgatatctcggcagcgcgccgcaatgCCAAGGACAGTGACGCACTGTCGGGCATGGATACCCCGGAGGATGCAAGCACTGCAACGACGACTGCAGCGCCGGCTCCGGCGTACGTCGTCAGCTACATAAGCGCTGCCGTGCTGCCTGCGTTTACCACCTTTGCGATCGAGACAGACAGGGTGGTGGCACTCTGTACGAGTCTCGTGTACTATGTCCTCGCGCCTGGATTCCGTGCGCGTGCACGGTCCATGGACGTGGACCCGTTGGTGCTCGAGATGTTGAGCAGCATGTGTCGCGTCTCGGGCACGATCAAGACGTGGCGTGCGCTGGTGCTTGACACGATCCTCGACCCCAAGTTCTTTTCGCTATCACCGGCAACTGGGAAGCAGTGGGCCGAGATGGTCGCGGCGCTATatgcggccgagcgcgatcgcctcgtcgatgtGATCGGTCGCATCTCCAATACTCCGACGAACAACCTGTTCACCTCGCGCGAGACCGACTTGATGGCGCGTGCGGTGAGCATTCGGCGCTTGTCGTACTCGATCTATGCGGGCGGG
This is a stretch of genomic DNA from Malassezia japonica chromosome 3, complete sequence. It encodes these proteins:
- a CDS encoding uncharacterized protein (EggNog:ENOG503NUVT; COG:K; BUSCO:EOG092605QM); translation: MPGWNPDALVSRKVATHAAISDVGSTSDAWRSAAAKHEQKRWAEQSEKALQSDATFKRHQTNVDKALSRFENVGEWADFISFLSRLLKTLQSAPKFNAIPHKLIVAKRLSQCLNPALPSGVHTRALDVYSHIFSVIGVEGLRRDLPVWTPGLLPFFQNAATSVRPAVLHLLDQYYVPLGADLRPVTRALLLSLLPGLEEESGEFFDRVVGLLDQIATSVGREFFLQTTWLVLISSQPIRLSALNYLARRMPKLKGSKADPEVSIDQSETSVDIVEDEGIPLTSLRPGLLVRGFMHTLGDDSLLVRRNALDFLVSHLPLASQAFSEVAPGDRVLLIDAAISAVLRRDISLNRRLYAWLLGANDDEDTQQAYFVQHALPYATSALRTAMQVKPSDAAAVQRPYKILVSLMDKSAVGQPLLRAIILDAFHALVHDTHLNPSSELFPTAQMLFEAVDTFVLYQQLFLALRDELQQETSDVAKRCGSAIQLFHEILVVFDHHDEDAVAVHLPILYLALVDMVQRGIESKRIGAPLVLNVLALLETLQEALPPRVYVQDTQSVQKPLGYAATYVYVDGGALDHAATLQDQGQVTHLVETLLRIGLTLGPASSWSKEERRMISTRCFSLLVATLERLDAARGVLNASSDEAPPTTLGAFDAQAWDVKTFAHLSKPTSFAEYALLLKVAMGMSLSDAVPGSFRFDLFESYESTLLPLLAYLQPSEFAHHAEAADLFWAVKSMSQNDYATSILCSRILERTTRGEALHALGTLWRLGEGSSHAQELTAPMLIVLDQLRSHSIQERSDCAMWLRTYLGSYDTLFSMVLDRLLSIHAERTPQTVTVAEQALQAYVYAEPFDQDEQNYYLATLTSLLDVGGAHLVASARDMPRGDAMAIDALTAHLVVLLRSAPPAKDWLAEGNEVTHALALSLLQQILAADTLDRAWCTDVQHHLVEILLIALYRRNGATQIAVLRTLLEVVQKRSDTLDDDTSVLFTELIKRGLQSTPNDAAFFAWTEFVHRILPLARDSVNELLLPLCAAVCELLAEALDMLAAQCGDAEWRQAFVPARTVHPQRTPATELEIAQLISVVEHALLQAMSSGQLIEAERLADLELTASTGFLGNISSVFTSDTASGTPAVNPSPVLRTASQVVHTLEYAWVISKGLDAHFLPNVYKRSTASLERLYRMQTTSAVEAVIENWWIRAFQDSDDARTRIVNRETVALLECLTSSPQVLVSSLSDAILSRTAQTNERKKSTARTLVGELVLFRFLEQYLNGLDTTAIVQVWPLISLLAKNISSNHAANKALIYHTLRIVTTVGTPLALSRAYEDRRTRRDVQDTFVRLCEQVISLYARALDISAARRNAKDSDALSGMDTPEDASTATTTAAPAPAYVVSYISAAVLPAFTTFAIETDRVVALCTSLVYYVLAPGFRARARSMDVDPLVLEMLSSMCRVSGTIKTWRALVLDTILDPKFFSLSPATGKQWAEMVAALYAAERDRLVDVIGRISNTPTNNLFTSRETDLMARAVSIRRLSYSIYAGGRDVFLAQLPQIQEKVVDILRSNAPELVQAEIYLCMRVLLCRFASQHLTGFWPIILTELLRLFGMAKTELPQDNTDSMHLLFSTSKLVDYLLTLQTEDFQIHQWLLITDTPDAIDPPPEWLAESLLDAIGNLAIEHNRTATPEPYVCEPGHKRRPMLQTARADTAAALVPFFMHASEAFYANEYTCSELDWDNINHGLLCDLFEPIVIKS